Proteins encoded within one genomic window of Candidatus Zixiibacteriota bacterium:
- a CDS encoding alanine/glycine:cation symporter family protein — MEWFNNLTVTAVDLAWGLPMVILLISAGLYFTVAGRFMPFRGLRHSIDILQGKFDDPNDPGEITHFQALSSALSATIGMGNISGVAIALVLGGPGAIFWMWIAGLVGMSTKFFTCTLATMYRKPDERGIDQGGPMYYIEVGLGRWAKPLAIMFAVFGMIGCLGMFQANQLAGLLHQDWGISRWWTGLVCAGIVAIVILGGIVRVGKVTAKIVPAMFLIYVGSALIIILGNAGDIPAIIGNIIGSAFSGQALIGGGTAVAFREIIINGVKRAAFSNEAGIGTAPMAHGAAKTDEPVREGLIAMLGPFIDTNLVCTMTALVILSMGVPAAEDGVVMTVNAFEKGMPGFGRYVLTMVIVLFSISTMISYSYYSLKCSRYLFGFKVGSWYVYVYILSMLVAALWTQDTVINILDTAFAAMAFPTLIGTLLLSPRVVSATRDYFRRTFGK; from the coding sequence TTGGAATGGTTTAACAACCTGACGGTGACCGCGGTCGATCTCGCCTGGGGTCTCCCTATGGTGATTCTCCTGATTTCGGCCGGGCTTTATTTCACCGTGGCCGGAAGATTCATGCCGTTTCGGGGTCTCAGGCATTCGATTGACATCCTGCAGGGGAAATTCGATGATCCCAACGATCCGGGCGAAATTACTCATTTTCAGGCGTTGTCGTCAGCGCTTTCGGCAACGATCGGCATGGGGAATATCAGCGGTGTGGCAATCGCCCTGGTTCTTGGCGGACCGGGAGCGATTTTCTGGATGTGGATCGCCGGCCTGGTCGGTATGTCGACCAAGTTCTTTACCTGCACCCTGGCCACAATGTACCGCAAACCGGACGAGCGCGGAATCGATCAGGGCGGACCGATGTATTACATCGAGGTCGGCCTGGGACGATGGGCTAAACCGCTGGCAATAATGTTTGCCGTGTTCGGGATGATTGGTTGTCTTGGCATGTTCCAGGCCAACCAACTGGCGGGACTGCTGCACCAGGACTGGGGTATCAGCCGCTGGTGGACCGGGCTCGTATGCGCCGGGATCGTGGCGATAGTGATTCTGGGCGGCATCGTACGGGTAGGCAAGGTAACGGCCAAAATCGTTCCGGCCATGTTTCTTATATATGTTGGCTCGGCACTTATCATTATCCTCGGCAACGCGGGAGATATCCCTGCTATTATAGGCAACATTATCGGTTCGGCCTTCAGCGGTCAGGCGCTGATCGGCGGCGGTACGGCGGTAGCGTTCCGCGAGATCATTATCAACGGAGTCAAACGCGCCGCGTTCTCAAACGAAGCCGGAATCGGCACCGCTCCCATGGCGCATGGAGCGGCCAAAACCGATGAACCTGTTCGCGAGGGGCTTATCGCCATGCTGGGACCGTTTATCGACACCAACCTCGTCTGCACCATGACCGCTCTGGTCATTCTCTCGATGGGTGTCCCGGCTGCCGAAGACGGTGTGGTGATGACCGTCAATGCCTTCGAGAAAGGTATGCCCGGATTTGGGCGGTATGTTCTCACTATGGTTATTGTCCTTTTCTCCATCTCGACAATGATCTCTTATTCATACTATAGCCTGAAATGCTCAAGGTATTTATTCGGTTTCAAGGTGGGAAGCTGGTACGTCTATGTGTACATCCTGAGTATGCTGGTGGCAGCGTTGTGGACTCAGGACACGGTGATCAACATCCTCGATACCGCCTTTGCGGCCATGGCGTTTCCTACCTTGATAGGAACGTTGTTGTTGTCTCCCAGGGTCGTAAGCGCCACCCGCGACTATTTTCGACGAACCTTCGGCAAATAG
- a CDS encoding PAS domain-containing protein encodes MMLRSVLGIIGLIFLFQVSLTEAATINVPGEAASIQTAIDRAGQSDTILVAPGIYRETLVFRGQDITLRSSGGAFETTLTGPDNAVLITLDKGETKATVIDGFTFRGGWIAIYCENSAATIHRNIFLDQKTTDWAAICLAGPGYPPSASYGAAPAVIEHNTILRSANGGISSFSTEPPTVRNNIIAFCAGYGVHFQGEFENIKLADNDVFGNTSNYINVFYAGVGSFSKDPLVDPRGILQGGSPCIDRSDTTDIDGHIVGHAGDIGADEFGGISAPYPASLILGPRALNDVIPGRNLTITWPRPETSYAGYQIQLSNSLDWQGELLWDSNPQLTQDTSVVYGGPPLAEGAGYYVRVRLYDGQFWGTWRCMPVITRSYLRIGCLSDIPPFQFVDSNDVSVGFDMEIVESVAAMLQRSVRITTTDPDRLQRLLENNEIDVITGMPYSTERDRFFDFTPPYSSIRYTVYGRTGTTRVNTIEDLRNMPIAVPAGGFMSEFVYEHGLTDRLIPVTDAEDGLRRLSKGEFPYLLLGRISGSYWIDRLHLNDVGIIGPVITSAQVCLAVNQNNADLQAELTEGLNMLHRTGQYQEIGERWLGSIEPERWSRWSIVKNLLYVLIPLILITGAITLWNWSLRRTVVRRTEDLNKELAERKRTQAALEESESLARALLRAPTDSICLVATDMTMIDCNETVEKRLGIKREEIIGREISDLVPPDVAKARISHVKLTMETGKPCRFEDIHQGRCLDNVCYPVFDSRGRVSSIATISRDISERKRMEEKVKESEARLRALVDSAQDVIFMKDCHSRYVLVNRTMLELFGKTAEEILNSTSEQLVGEEVAARMIETDKRVLAGETYSEQHTIMIRQTRRIFDVVAVPMRKSDGEIIGICGIARDITETVRLQRFSERAKRLEAAGRIAGQVAHDFNNLLGPLLAYPDLIREQLPENSNMIPLLDDIERSAEQMAEINQQLLTLGRRGHYNQNPVDLNTVVRQVLQRFELDSPSIMAHSILESGLLPIVGGASQIQRAVANLVTNAYEAVHGVGAITVVTSNRYFDQDHDGFERIPAGEYVQLTVTDTGPGIPPDILGRIFDPFFSTKRADRRRGSGLGLSVVHAVVKDHQGYIDVASNLTKGTEFSLFFPAARDAVVLNDTREISGGQGHILVVDDDPGQLRVSRTLLEKLGYSVHTVESGEKALEVIASHRFDLVLLDMIMPNGIDGTRTLERILEIRPGQKALIISGYAETDRVKQALELGAVAFVRKPLTLKTLAAAVKAGLSHSRE; translated from the coding sequence ATGATGCTCCGTAGTGTGCTCGGGATCATCGGACTTATTTTTCTATTTCAAGTATCTCTTACAGAAGCTGCCACCATCAACGTACCCGGTGAAGCTGCTTCCATTCAGACAGCCATCGACCGCGCCGGACAATCCGATACCATTCTGGTTGCCCCCGGTATTTATCGGGAGACACTCGTATTCCGCGGTCAAGACATCACTTTGCGTTCCAGTGGAGGAGCGTTCGAGACGACATTGACAGGACCGGATAATGCCGTACTTATCACGCTCGACAAAGGGGAAACAAAAGCGACCGTGATCGATGGTTTCACCTTCCGGGGTGGCTGGATTGCGATCTACTGCGAAAACTCAGCCGCTACTATTCATCGCAACATCTTCCTCGACCAGAAAACAACCGATTGGGCTGCGATTTGCCTTGCCGGACCGGGCTACCCGCCCTCGGCAAGTTATGGTGCGGCGCCTGCAGTCATCGAACACAACACTATTTTACGCTCGGCCAACGGTGGAATTTCGTCATTCTCAACCGAACCACCGACGGTCAGAAACAACATCATAGCCTTCTGTGCCGGATACGGGGTTCATTTTCAGGGTGAGTTCGAAAACATTAAACTAGCCGACAACGATGTCTTCGGCAACACTTCGAACTATATCAATGTTTTTTACGCCGGGGTCGGTTCTTTCAGTAAGGATCCATTGGTCGATCCGCGAGGAATACTTCAAGGTGGGTCCCCGTGCATAGATCGCTCCGATACCACCGATATCGACGGCCATATAGTTGGCCATGCCGGTGACATCGGCGCCGATGAGTTCGGGGGGATTTCAGCACCTTACCCCGCGAGTCTTATTCTGGGACCTCGAGCATTGAACGATGTGATCCCCGGTCGAAACCTGACAATTACCTGGCCGCGACCTGAAACAAGCTACGCCGGATACCAGATACAGCTCTCCAACAGCCTGGACTGGCAAGGTGAATTACTTTGGGACAGCAATCCTCAATTAACACAAGATACTTCGGTTGTATACGGCGGCCCACCTCTGGCCGAGGGTGCCGGTTATTACGTTCGAGTACGACTGTACGACGGCCAATTCTGGGGTACCTGGCGTTGTATGCCGGTTATTACGAGGTCATATTTACGTATTGGATGCTTGTCGGATATCCCACCGTTTCAGTTCGTGGATTCCAACGATGTTTCAGTCGGTTTTGATATGGAAATCGTTGAGAGTGTGGCGGCAATGTTACAACGCAGTGTTCGGATTACGACCACTGATCCGGACCGACTCCAGCGGTTGTTGGAAAATAATGAAATCGATGTCATCACGGGCATGCCTTACAGCACTGAGAGAGATCGTTTTTTCGACTTCACACCACCGTATTCGTCCATCAGGTACACTGTTTACGGTCGCACCGGCACGACCCGAGTTAACACGATCGAAGACTTGCGCAATATGCCGATCGCCGTGCCGGCCGGCGGTTTCATGAGCGAGTTCGTGTACGAACACGGCCTTACCGACCGGCTTATCCCGGTCACTGACGCGGAAGACGGCCTGCGCCGTCTATCCAAAGGTGAATTTCCGTACCTTCTTCTAGGACGCATATCGGGATCTTATTGGATTGACCGCCTCCATCTCAATGACGTGGGAATAATCGGGCCCGTGATCACCTCCGCCCAGGTATGCCTGGCCGTCAATCAGAATAACGCCGATCTCCAGGCGGAACTGACCGAGGGGCTCAACATGCTGCATCGAACCGGCCAATATCAGGAGATAGGCGAACGATGGCTGGGCTCCATCGAACCCGAGCGCTGGTCACGTTGGTCGATTGTCAAAAATCTGCTTTATGTTCTCATACCTTTGATCCTGATAACCGGAGCCATAACATTATGGAACTGGTCCTTGCGGCGTACCGTGGTGAGACGAACGGAAGACCTTAACAAAGAATTGGCTGAGAGGAAACGGACCCAGGCAGCCTTGGAAGAGAGCGAGTCTCTGGCTCGAGCCCTGCTTCGTGCACCAACGGACTCAATCTGCCTGGTAGCTACCGATATGACGATGATCGACTGTAACGAAACGGTTGAAAAAAGGCTTGGGATAAAACGAGAAGAAATTATCGGCCGTGAAATCTCGGACCTGGTTCCCCCGGACGTTGCCAAAGCAAGAATCTCTCACGTCAAACTGACAATGGAAACGGGAAAACCCTGCCGTTTCGAAGATATACATCAGGGCCGCTGTCTGGACAATGTATGTTATCCGGTCTTTGACAGTCGTGGTCGAGTCAGTAGTATCGCCACCATATCCCGGGATATTTCCGAACGTAAGCGCATGGAAGAGAAGGTTAAAGAAAGCGAAGCTCGTTTACGAGCATTGGTTGACTCCGCTCAGGATGTGATCTTCATGAAAGACTGCCATTCACGTTATGTGTTGGTCAATCGCACTATGCTGGAGTTATTCGGAAAAACTGCAGAGGAAATTCTTAACTCAACGTCCGAGCAGTTGGTGGGAGAGGAAGTCGCTGCAAGGATGATCGAGACCGACAAACGTGTCCTGGCCGGTGAGACCTACAGTGAACAACATACCATCATGATACGTCAGACCAGGCGAATTTTCGATGTCGTTGCAGTGCCTATGCGCAAATCCGACGGTGAGATAATCGGTATCTGCGGAATCGCCCGCGACATAACCGAAACCGTGCGATTACAGCGATTCAGCGAAAGAGCCAAACGACTCGAAGCGGCCGGGAGAATAGCCGGTCAGGTAGCACACGATTTCAACAACTTGCTCGGACCGCTACTGGCCTATCCCGACTTGATTCGGGAGCAGTTGCCCGAGAACAGTAATATGATCCCGCTGTTGGACGATATCGAACGATCCGCGGAACAGATGGCGGAGATAAATCAACAGCTCCTGACCTTAGGCCGACGAGGCCACTACAATCAGAATCCGGTCGATTTGAACACCGTGGTAAGACAAGTCCTTCAACGCTTCGAACTGGATTCTCCGTCAATTATGGCTCATTCCATTCTTGAATCCGGACTTCTGCCCATCGTGGGCGGGGCCTCTCAAATACAAAGAGCCGTGGCTAATCTGGTAACAAACGCATACGAGGCTGTCCATGGTGTCGGAGCGATCACCGTAGTAACCTCCAATCGCTATTTCGATCAGGACCACGACGGATTCGAGCGCATCCCGGCCGGTGAATACGTGCAGCTCACCGTCACCGATACCGGTCCCGGGATTCCGCCCGATATTCTCGGCCGTATTTTCGATCCGTTCTTCTCCACTAAAAGAGCCGATCGTCGCCGTGGTTCCGGCCTCGGTTTAAGTGTGGTACACGCGGTCGTGAAAGACCATCAGGGTTATATCGACGTCGCCAGCAACCTTACCAAAGGCACCGAGTTCAGTTTATTTTTCCCGGCGGCACGCGATGCCGTCGTCTTGAACGATACCCGTGAAATCAGTGGAGGCCAGGGGCATATTCTGGTCGTTGACGATGATCCGGGTCAACTGCGTGTTTCACGTACGTTGTTGGAAAAACTGGGGTACTCAGTACATACAGTCGAATCTGGTGAAAAAGCTCTGGAGGTGATTGCCTCTCACCGGTTCGATCTGGTGCTCCTGGACATGATCATGCCAAACGGAATTGACGGCACCAGGACTCTCGAACGGATTCTCGAAATCCGCCCCGGACAAAAGGCCTTGATTATTTCGGGATACGCCGAGACCGATCGTGTCAAGCAGGCTTTGGAACTGGGCGCGGTGGCTTTCGTGCGCAAACCGCTTACGCTGAAAACACTGGCCGCCGCCGTGAAAGCAGGTTTGAGTCACTCTCGCGAATAA
- a CDS encoding amidohydrolase family protein — MKRSIFIDASMRFVGAFLGAVVVLAATIVRADQTSPVQGIRDNTPAAQAFINATIVPEPGKHLDSAVLIIDKGRIAAVGTNIKIPESIPTTDLNGAWIFPGFIDPYCEYGLDMPNEGPGPFFGPPQYETERVGANCWNDAVHSDRRWFEQFKPDERQSEEMLKLGFTVVQSLGQDGIFQGESFVTLLGEGLPNDLILHELWRQGLSFDKGRSQQQYPTSLMGTIALIRQIFYDAEWYGKAREAYRQNPNQEHLEFNAALSNLTLYGITPFVFDGGDDLYSLNRFDRIAREFGLNYVAVGSGKEYQRLDDIAALKRSLIIPLDFPETPSVETMEDRLDVTLAQLRHWEMAPTNLARLDQAGVRLAVTTHRLQNKEDFWHNLRQAIKYGLAPDRALAALTVVPADICGITDQCGTIEKGKLANFIICKGDIFEEEQKIYSVWTAGNENIIEIMPTTDFTGEYKLTINDTEYSLTLSGEPLKGNISHDEWRTDLGKLETDRNKIEFSVSLDSSDENGLAQLSGRKNNNTIRGRCVLADGSTTAFDAVRTGPAREEKGGPPRPDGPEDKAPEPLVARLTYPNKAFGVESLPPQNEVLIRHATVWTADSAGTIENCDILIKDGFIAEVGPGLAAGDNTEVIDAVGKHVTPGIIDAHSHIAVAGDINEGTHSLTPEVRIGDVIDPEQISIYRQLAGGVTACLTLHGSANPVGGQCQVLKLRWGRNAEDMKFREAAPTIKFAMGENVKQSNWGMMMQSRYPQSRMGVTNIMADLFSAAREYEISWEQYNKLNKKEQAQTIPPRRDIGLDAVVELLHNRRWVHCHTYVQSEILALMRLAEQYGFKIDVLIHTLEGYKVADEIAHHGAAVTTFSDWWAYKFEVYDAIPYNAALLRDRGVLTSFKSDDADMARRLNQEAGKAIMYGNVPEEEAIKMVTINSAKQLGVDNVTGSIRKGKQADLAIFNGPPLSVYSVVEQTYVDGRKYFDRTEDIQQRKAIADEKNRLIQKALAQSKDKGPKPGGPPGSMPPFPGPPNETMSEGGN; from the coding sequence ATGAAGCGCTCTATCTTTATTGACGCATCAATGCGTTTTGTGGGGGCTTTTCTGGGTGCGGTCGTGGTCCTGGCGGCGACAATCGTCCGGGCCGATCAGACCAGTCCCGTTCAAGGCATAAGAGACAACACCCCTGCGGCTCAGGCATTCATCAATGCGACTATCGTACCGGAGCCGGGGAAACACCTCGATTCAGCCGTTTTGATAATCGATAAAGGCCGAATCGCAGCGGTTGGGACAAACATCAAAATACCTGAATCAATTCCGACGACCGACCTGAACGGCGCCTGGATATTCCCCGGATTCATTGACCCCTATTGTGAATACGGTTTGGATATGCCGAACGAAGGGCCGGGACCATTTTTCGGTCCGCCGCAGTATGAGACCGAACGTGTCGGCGCCAACTGCTGGAACGATGCCGTTCACTCCGACCGCCGTTGGTTCGAGCAGTTCAAGCCCGATGAACGGCAAAGCGAAGAAATGCTCAAGCTCGGATTTACCGTCGTGCAGTCGCTAGGCCAGGACGGCATTTTTCAGGGAGAGAGTTTTGTCACCCTTCTCGGAGAGGGTCTGCCGAACGATCTGATTCTTCACGAGCTCTGGCGTCAGGGGCTGTCGTTTGACAAGGGCAGATCACAACAGCAATACCCGACATCGCTGATGGGGACGATTGCCCTGATCCGGCAGATATTCTATGACGCTGAATGGTACGGCAAGGCCCGGGAAGCTTATCGGCAGAATCCAAACCAGGAGCACCTCGAATTCAACGCCGCCCTGAGCAACCTTACTCTTTACGGTATCACTCCTTTCGTATTCGACGGCGGCGATGATCTTTATTCTCTCAATCGTTTCGACCGCATCGCACGGGAATTCGGACTGAATTATGTAGCTGTCGGCAGCGGTAAAGAGTATCAGCGTCTGGACGATATCGCCGCCCTTAAACGCAGCCTGATTATCCCTCTCGACTTCCCTGAGACACCGTCGGTCGAGACAATGGAAGATCGTCTGGACGTGACTCTCGCCCAACTTCGGCACTGGGAAATGGCGCCGACCAACCTGGCTCGACTGGATCAAGCGGGAGTCAGGTTGGCCGTCACCACCCACCGACTGCAGAATAAAGAGGATTTCTGGCATAATCTGAGACAAGCCATAAAATACGGCCTTGCCCCCGATCGCGCCCTGGCGGCTCTTACCGTCGTGCCGGCTGACATCTGCGGTATCACCGATCAGTGCGGGACAATCGAAAAAGGCAAACTGGCTAATTTTATCATCTGTAAGGGTGACATTTTCGAGGAAGAACAGAAGATTTATTCGGTGTGGACTGCCGGTAACGAGAACATTATTGAGATAATGCCGACAACGGACTTCACCGGCGAATACAAACTGACGATCAATGATACCGAATACAGCCTGACTCTGTCAGGTGAACCACTTAAAGGGAATATCTCGCACGATGAGTGGCGAACGGACCTGGGAAAATTAGAAACCGATCGCAATAAGATCGAGTTTTCAGTTTCACTTGACAGCTCCGATGAGAACGGGCTGGCTCAGCTTTCCGGTCGTAAAAACAACAATACGATCCGCGGCAGATGCGTTCTTGCCGACGGCTCGACGACAGCTTTCGACGCTGTTCGCACCGGCCCGGCAAGGGAAGAAAAGGGCGGACCGCCTCGCCCGGACGGACCGGAAGACAAGGCGCCCGAACCGTTGGTCGCTCGGTTGACATATCCTAATAAGGCCTTCGGAGTTGAATCGCTCCCCCCGCAGAACGAAGTCCTGATTCGCCATGCTACCGTCTGGACTGCGGACAGCGCCGGAACGATCGAGAATTGTGATATCCTGATCAAGGACGGATTCATTGCCGAGGTTGGTCCCGGCCTTGCGGCGGGCGACAACACTGAAGTGATCGACGCCGTCGGCAAACATGTTACTCCCGGAATCATTGACGCTCATTCTCACATAGCCGTCGCCGGGGATATCAACGAAGGCACCCACAGCCTCACCCCGGAAGTTCGTATCGGCGATGTGATCGATCCCGAACAGATCAGCATCTATCGCCAGTTGGCCGGTGGCGTCACCGCCTGTTTGACGTTGCATGGATCGGCCAATCCAGTCGGGGGTCAATGCCAGGTGCTCAAACTGCGTTGGGGCCGTAACGCGGAAGACATGAAATTCCGGGAAGCCGCCCCGACGATCAAATTCGCTATGGGTGAAAATGTCAAGCAGTCCAATTGGGGCATGATGATGCAATCGCGCTACCCGCAATCCAGGATGGGCGTTACCAACATCATGGCCGATCTCTTTTCAGCCGCACGCGAATATGAGATATCGTGGGAGCAATACAACAAACTGAACAAGAAAGAACAGGCGCAAACCATCCCCCCGCGCCGGGATATCGGCCTGGATGCGGTTGTCGAATTGCTCCACAACCGGCGCTGGGTTCATTGCCACACCTATGTGCAGAGTGAGATTCTCGCCCTGATGAGACTCGCCGAGCAGTACGGATTCAAAATCGACGTACTGATTCATACTCTGGAAGGTTATAAGGTCGCCGATGAAATCGCACATCACGGCGCCGCCGTAACAACCTTCTCCGACTGGTGGGCCTACAAATTCGAGGTGTACGATGCTATCCCATACAATGCCGCACTTCTCCGTGATCGTGGCGTGCTGACCTCGTTCAAATCGGACGACGCCGACATGGCTCGTCGTCTCAATCAGGAAGCCGGGAAAGCGATCATGTACGGTAATGTCCCCGAAGAAGAAGCGATCAAAATGGTGACGATCAACTCGGCGAAACAACTCGGAGTGGACAATGTCACGGGCAGCATACGTAAAGGCAAGCAAGCCGACCTGGCGATTTTCAACGGCCCTCCCCTGTCGGTCTACTCTGTCGTAGAACAAACCTATGTCGACGGCCGCAAGTATTTCGACCGGACAGAAGATATACAACAGCGTAAAGCGATTGCCGACGAGAAAAATCGTCTGATACAAAAAGCACTGGCCCAATCGAAAGACAAAGGCCCCAAACCGGGCGGACCCCCGGGGTCTATGCCGCCTTTTCCGGGTCCTCCGAATGAAACTATGAGTGAGGGGGGGAACTGA
- a CDS encoding amidohydrolase family protein, which produces MRALLSILLLSLLTASFTTAHDYVPGSAQATPILLKGGDLYTVSNGIKPATDLLFENGRITAIGIDLTPPEKATIIDVTGKNVYPGLIAPYTTIGLIEIGEVRATNDLQEEGQINPDVQSHVAYNPDSEIIPSVRSNGITTALIVPRGSLLCGRSFLVNLDGWTVEDAGERFDVGLHLNWPQVAVSKDWWDPRPLEEQKKAMTEQRQSLYESFDNARAYYLAKHADSTIPRDSRWEAMMPIFDRTVPVFVQAGDYRQIEQAVAFASEYGFRMILVGGADAWMLSELLVEHDIPVIVQRPQALPMREDDSYDAIYGLAGQLASAGVKIAISTAGSDGGTATGVRNLPLQAGQAVAFGLNKETALRAITLTPAELFGVDSDLGSLEINKKATIVVSEGDIMDELGNRVVLEFIEGRQVDLDNKHKELYRKYRQKHFE; this is translated from the coding sequence ATGAGAGCTTTATTATCAATCCTGTTGTTGTCGCTTTTAACCGCGAGTTTTACTACAGCCCATGATTACGTCCCGGGGTCGGCTCAAGCCACTCCGATTCTTCTCAAAGGCGGTGACCTTTATACCGTGAGCAATGGAATCAAACCGGCCACGGACCTCTTGTTCGAGAACGGTCGGATTACAGCCATCGGGATCGACCTGACCCCGCCGGAAAAAGCGACGATTATTGACGTAACCGGCAAGAACGTTTACCCCGGACTGATCGCACCGTATACGACTATCGGTTTGATCGAGATCGGTGAAGTCCGCGCCACCAACGATTTGCAGGAAGAAGGACAGATCAATCCCGACGTTCAGTCCCATGTAGCCTACAATCCGGACTCGGAGATTATTCCCTCCGTTCGCTCCAACGGGATTACTACGGCCCTGATCGTGCCGCGCGGATCATTGCTGTGTGGCCGGTCGTTCCTCGTCAACCTCGATGGCTGGACAGTTGAAGATGCCGGCGAGCGGTTCGATGTCGGCCTTCACCTCAACTGGCCGCAGGTTGCCGTATCAAAGGACTGGTGGGACCCACGCCCTCTGGAAGAACAGAAAAAGGCCATGACCGAACAACGACAATCGTTGTATGAATCATTCGATAACGCCCGTGCCTACTACCTGGCTAAGCACGCCGACTCGACCATTCCGCGCGATTCGCGCTGGGAAGCGATGATGCCGATCTTCGACCGCACCGTGCCGGTTTTCGTACAGGCCGGTGATTATCGTCAAATTGAGCAGGCGGTCGCTTTTGCTTCGGAATACGGTTTCAGGATGATCCTGGTCGGCGGCGCCGATGCCTGGATGCTCAGCGAGCTCCTGGTCGAACACGATATCCCGGTCATCGTGCAGCGGCCTCAGGCTCTCCCCATGCGAGAAGACGACAGCTATGACGCCATTTACGGTCTGGCGGGTCAACTTGCATCGGCGGGAGTGAAGATAGCTATCTCGACTGCCGGAAGCGATGGCGGAACAGCTACCGGCGTTCGCAATTTACCGCTTCAGGCCGGACAGGCCGTTGCGTTCGGGTTGAATAAGGAAACCGCCCTCAGGGCCATCACCCTGACTCCCGCTGAATTGTTTGGGGTCGATTCCGATCTCGGCTCGCTGGAGATTAACAAGAAAGCTACGATAGTCGTCTCGGAAGGTGATATCATGGATGAACTCGGCAATCGGGTGGTGCTGGAGTTCATCGAGGGACGGCAGGTCGATCTCGATAATAAACACAAGGAGCTTTACCGCAAATACCGGCAGAAACACTTCGAATGA